One genomic segment of Ancylobacter sp. IITR112 includes these proteins:
- the nuoG gene encoding NADH-quinone oxidoreductase subunit NuoG → MAKIIVDDIELDVPPEFTLLQACEAAGAEIPRFCFHERLSIAGNCRMCLVEVKGGPPKPTASCAQNVRDLRPGPNGEPPVILTKSPMVKKAREGVMEFLLINHPLDCPICDQGGECDLQDQAMAYGVDTSRYAENKRAVEDKYIGPLIKTSMTRCIQCTRCVRFTTEVAGVAELGAIGRGEDMEITTYLEAALSSELQGNVADLCPVGALTQRPYAYHARPWELSKTESIDVMDAVGSNIRVDTRGREVMRVLPRLNEDVNEEWISDKTRYIWDGLKTQRLDRPYVRVNGKLKVASWPEAFAAIAAKVKAVPGNRIGGLVGDLASVEEAFALKSLLASLGSANIDCRQDGAKLDPALGRASYLFNATIAGIEQADALLIIGSNPRLEASVLNARIRKRWLQGNFPIGLVGPHVDLTYPYDYLGAGTDTLADLVNGGGFAEVLKGAQRPLILIGQGALARPDGAAVLAQAARLAGAVGAVTEGWNGFSVLHMAASRVGALDIGAVPGEGGLDAVAMTNPGGVDVLFALGADEIDIAPGAFVVYLGTHGDRGAHRADVILPGAAYTEKSGTYVNTEGRVQIANRAAFPPGEAREDWAVLRALSDVVGHRLPFDSLAQLRAALYAAYPHLARIDHVSPADAAGVSALASSAGTPASGPFAAAVTDFYLTNPIARASAVMAECSALASSRHAAAAE, encoded by the coding sequence ATGGCCAAGATCATCGTCGACGACATCGAGCTGGATGTTCCGCCGGAGTTCACGCTGCTCCAGGCCTGCGAGGCGGCGGGCGCGGAAATCCCGCGCTTCTGCTTCCATGAGCGCCTGTCCATCGCCGGCAATTGCCGCATGTGTCTGGTTGAGGTGAAGGGCGGCCCGCCCAAGCCGACGGCGAGCTGCGCGCAGAACGTCCGCGACCTGCGCCCCGGCCCGAATGGCGAGCCGCCGGTCATCCTCACCAAGTCGCCCATGGTGAAGAAGGCGCGCGAAGGGGTGATGGAGTTCCTGCTCATCAACCACCCGCTCGATTGCCCGATCTGCGACCAGGGCGGCGAGTGCGACCTGCAGGACCAGGCCATGGCCTATGGCGTGGACACGTCCCGCTATGCCGAGAACAAGCGCGCGGTCGAAGACAAGTATATCGGCCCGCTGATCAAGACCTCCATGACCCGGTGCATCCAGTGCACACGCTGCGTGCGCTTCACCACCGAGGTGGCGGGCGTGGCCGAGCTCGGCGCCATCGGGCGCGGCGAGGACATGGAGATCACCACCTATCTGGAAGCGGCGCTGTCCTCGGAGCTGCAGGGCAATGTCGCCGATCTGTGCCCGGTCGGCGCGCTGACCCAGCGCCCCTATGCCTATCACGCCCGCCCGTGGGAGCTGTCCAAGACCGAATCCATCGACGTGATGGACGCTGTCGGCTCCAACATCCGCGTCGACACGCGCGGCCGCGAGGTCATGCGCGTCCTCCCGCGTCTCAACGAGGACGTGAACGAGGAGTGGATCTCCGACAAGACCCGCTACATCTGGGATGGCCTCAAGACCCAGCGCCTCGATCGCCCCTATGTGCGGGTGAACGGCAAGCTGAAGGTCGCGAGCTGGCCGGAAGCCTTCGCCGCCATCGCGGCCAAGGTGAAGGCCGTGCCGGGCAATCGCATCGGCGGTCTGGTCGGCGATCTCGCCTCGGTGGAAGAAGCGTTCGCGCTGAAGTCGCTGCTCGCCTCGCTCGGCTCGGCCAACATCGACTGCCGGCAGGATGGGGCGAAGCTCGACCCGGCGCTCGGCCGCGCCAGCTATCTGTTCAACGCGACCATCGCCGGCATCGAGCAGGCCGACGCGCTGCTGATCATCGGCTCCAATCCGCGCCTTGAAGCGAGCGTGCTCAATGCCCGCATCCGCAAGCGCTGGCTGCAGGGCAATTTCCCCATCGGGCTGGTCGGCCCGCATGTCGACCTGACCTATCCCTATGACTATCTCGGCGCCGGCACCGACACGCTGGCCGATCTCGTCAATGGCGGCGGCTTCGCCGAGGTGCTGAAGGGCGCGCAGCGTCCGCTGATCCTGATCGGGCAGGGCGCGCTCGCCCGTCCCGACGGGGCGGCGGTGCTGGCGCAGGCGGCGCGGCTGGCGGGCGCCGTCGGCGCGGTGACGGAGGGCTGGAACGGCTTCTCCGTGCTGCACATGGCGGCCTCGCGAGTTGGCGCGCTCGATATCGGCGCAGTGCCGGGCGAGGGCGGGCTCGACGCGGTGGCGATGACCAATCCGGGCGGGGTCGACGTTCTGTTCGCGCTCGGCGCGGACGAGATCGACATCGCTCCCGGCGCCTTCGTCGTCTATCTCGGCACCCATGGCGATCGCGGCGCCCATCGCGCCGACGTGATCCTGCCGGGCGCGGCCTATACGGAGAAGTCCGGCACCTATGTGAACACGGAAGGGCGGGTGCAGATCGCCAACCGCGCCGCCTTCCCGCCCGGGGAGGCGCGCGAGGACTGGGCGGTGCTGCGCGCGCTGTCCGATGTGGTCGGCCATCGCCTGCCCTTCGACAGCCTGGCGCAGCTTCGTGCCGCGCTCTATGCGGCCTATCCGCATCTGGCCCGCATCGACCATGTTTCTCCGGCCGATGCGGCGGGCGTGAGCGCGCTGGCCTCGTCCGCCGGTACGCCGGCGAGCGGGCCCTTCGCCGCCGCCGTCACCGATTTCTACCTCACCAATCCGATCGCCCGCGCCTCCGCCGTCATGGCGGAATGCTCCGCGCTCGCGTCCAGCCGCCACGCGGCGGCGGCCGAGTGA
- the nuoF gene encoding NADH-quinone oxidoreductase subunit NuoF, with the protein MLADKDRIFTNIYGHHDWGLQGALKRGSWDGTKLFLDAGRDFIIEHMKASGLRGRGGAGFPTGLKWSFMPKNNDGRPHYLVVNADESEPGTCKDREILRHDPHHLVEGCLIAGFAMGAHAAYIYVRGEFIQERENLQAAVDQAYEARLIGKNNVHGWDFDIYVHHGAGAYICGEETALLESLEGKKGQPRLKPPFPANVGLYGCPTTVNNVESIAVAPTILRRGAAWFSSIGRANNVGTKLFGISGHVNTPCIVEEAMSIPFKELIEKHGGGVRGGWDNLLAIIPGGASCPIIPAEQCADLIMDFDGCRAVKSSFGTAGVLVMDKSTDVVKAIARISYFFRHESCGQCTPCREGTGWMWRVLDRMVVGRAQKREIDLLLQVTTQVEGHTICALGDAAAWPVQGLIRHFRPEIEKRIDQYSANPHSDPVPVAAE; encoded by the coding sequence ATGCTTGCCGACAAGGATCGCATCTTCACCAATATTTACGGCCACCATGACTGGGGGCTGCAGGGCGCGCTGAAGCGCGGCTCGTGGGACGGCACCAAGCTGTTCCTCGATGCCGGCCGCGACTTCATCATCGAGCATATGAAGGCGTCGGGTCTGCGCGGGCGCGGCGGCGCCGGCTTCCCGACCGGCCTGAAATGGTCGTTCATGCCCAAGAATAATGACGGGCGGCCGCATTACCTCGTCGTCAATGCCGACGAATCCGAGCCCGGCACCTGCAAGGACCGCGAGATCCTGCGCCACGACCCGCACCATCTGGTCGAGGGCTGCCTGATCGCCGGCTTCGCCATGGGCGCGCACGCGGCCTATATCTATGTGCGCGGCGAATTCATCCAGGAACGGGAAAACCTTCAGGCCGCGGTCGACCAGGCCTATGAGGCCCGGCTGATCGGCAAGAACAACGTGCATGGCTGGGACTTCGACATTTATGTCCACCATGGCGCCGGCGCCTATATCTGCGGCGAAGAAACCGCGCTGCTGGAAAGCCTTGAGGGCAAGAAGGGCCAGCCGCGGCTGAAGCCGCCCTTCCCGGCGAATGTCGGCCTCTATGGCTGCCCGACGACGGTGAACAACGTCGAATCCATCGCCGTTGCGCCCACCATCCTGCGGCGCGGCGCGGCGTGGTTCTCGTCCATCGGCCGGGCCAACAATGTCGGCACCAAGCTGTTCGGCATTTCCGGCCATGTGAACACGCCCTGCATCGTCGAAGAGGCGATGAGCATCCCGTTCAAGGAATTGATCGAGAAGCATGGCGGCGGCGTGCGCGGCGGCTGGGACAATCTGCTGGCCATCATCCCCGGCGGCGCGTCCTGCCCGATCATCCCGGCCGAGCAGTGCGCCGACCTGATCATGGATTTCGACGGCTGCCGCGCGGTGAAGTCGAGCTTCGGCACCGCCGGCGTGCTGGTGATGGACAAGTCCACCGATGTGGTGAAGGCCATCGCGCGCATCTCCTATTTCTTCCGGCACGAGAGCTGCGGCCAGTGCACGCCCTGCCGCGAGGGAACGGGCTGGATGTGGCGCGTGCTGGACCGCATGGTTGTGGGCCGGGCGCAGAAGCGCGAGATTGACCTTCTGCTTCAGGTCACCACCCAGGTCGAGGGCCACACCATCTGTGCGCTCGGCGACGCGGCGGCGTGGCCGGTGCAGGGCCTGATCCGGCATTTCCGTCCCGAGATCGAAAAGCGGATCGACCAGTATTCGGCGAATCCGCATTCCGACCCGGTGCCGGTGGCGGCGGAGTAA
- the nuoE gene encoding NADH-quinone oxidoreductase subunit NuoE — protein MSVRRLAPKEVQPESFAFTDENLAWAEKTIAKYPPGRQASAVIPLLMRAQEQAGGWVSEPAMRYVGDMLGMAPIRVYEIATFYTQFQLQPVGKRAHIQVCGTTPCMLRGAGELMEVCKRRIHEEPFHLSASGELSWEEVECAGTCVNAPMIQVWKDVYEDLTPADLDRILDAFERGEHPAPGPQNGRFTSAPVSGLRVLTSPELFDGSMVGQGAGLALAREALAAKANGGTAPAAPAPAAAAAAPPPPPKSDPAPAAAPAAKAVEAAGEADKEKPKKPVAPPPGGKADPKAE, from the coding sequence ATGTCTGTCCGTAGGCTTGCGCCAAAAGAGGTTCAGCCCGAGAGCTTCGCGTTCACGGACGAGAATCTCGCCTGGGCCGAGAAGACCATCGCGAAATACCCGCCCGGCCGGCAGGCCAGCGCGGTGATTCCGCTGCTCATGCGCGCGCAGGAGCAGGCGGGCGGCTGGGTGTCCGAGCCGGCGATGCGCTATGTCGGCGACATGCTCGGCATGGCGCCGATCCGCGTCTATGAGATCGCGACCTTCTACACCCAGTTCCAGCTCCAGCCGGTCGGCAAGCGGGCGCATATCCAGGTGTGCGGCACCACGCCCTGCATGCTGCGCGGCGCCGGCGAGCTGATGGAGGTGTGCAAGCGCCGCATCCATGAAGAGCCCTTCCACCTGTCCGCCAGCGGCGAACTGTCGTGGGAAGAGGTCGAGTGCGCCGGCACCTGCGTCAACGCGCCGATGATCCAGGTGTGGAAGGACGTTTATGAAGACCTGACGCCGGCGGATCTCGACAGGATACTCGATGCGTTCGAGCGCGGCGAGCATCCCGCGCCCGGCCCGCAGAACGGCCGTTTCACCTCGGCGCCGGTCAGCGGCCTGCGGGTCCTGACCTCGCCGGAACTTTTCGACGGCTCGATGGTCGGGCAGGGCGCCGGCCTCGCCCTCGCGCGCGAAGCGCTGGCGGCCAAGGCCAATGGCGGCACCGCCCCGGCCGCGCCGGCACCGGCCGCCGCGGCTGCGGCGCCGCCGCCCCCGCCGAAGAGCGATCCGGCCCCCGCTGCCGCGCCCGCCGCGAAGGCGGTCGAGGCGGCCGGCGAGGCCGACAAGGAGAAGCCCAAGAAGCCCGTCGCCCCGCCGCCCGGCGGCAAGGCGGACCCGAAGGCGGAATGA
- a CDS encoding NADH-quinone oxidoreductase subunit D: MNAPGKVDPNVRNFQINFGPQHPAAHGVLRLILELDGEIVERVDPHIGLLHRGTEKLIEAKTYLQAVPYFDRLDYVAPMNQEHAFCLGIERLLDLTVPKRGQLIRVLYSEIGRILSHMLNVTTQALDVGALTPPLWGFEEREKLMMFYERASGSRMHAAYFRPGGVHQDLPRQLVEDILAWTHTFPAFMDDLEGLLTDNRIFKQRNVDIGIVSLEDAWAWGFSGVMVRGSGAAWDLRRAQPYECYDEMEFDIPIGKNCDNYDRYCIRMEEMRQSARIMRQCCERLLKEAGPVSAVDNKIVPPKRGEMKRSMEALIHHFKLYTEGFHVPAGEVYAAVEAPKGEFGVYLVADGTNKPYRCKIRAPGFAHLQAMDFLCRGYMLADISAILGSLDIVFGEVDR; the protein is encoded by the coding sequence ATGAACGCACCCGGCAAGGTCGACCCCAACGTCCGCAACTTCCAGATCAATTTCGGCCCGCAGCATCCGGCGGCGCATGGCGTGCTGCGCCTCATCCTCGAACTCGACGGCGAGATCGTCGAGCGCGTCGATCCGCATATCGGCCTGCTGCACCGTGGCACCGAGAAGCTGATCGAGGCCAAGACCTATCTCCAGGCCGTGCCTTATTTCGACCGGCTCGACTATGTCGCGCCGATGAACCAGGAGCACGCCTTCTGCCTCGGCATCGAGCGCCTGCTCGACCTGACCGTGCCCAAGCGCGGCCAGTTGATCCGCGTGCTCTATTCCGAGATCGGCCGCATCCTCTCCCATATGCTGAACGTGACCACGCAGGCCCTCGATGTCGGCGCGCTCACCCCGCCGCTATGGGGCTTCGAGGAACGCGAGAAGCTGATGATGTTCTATGAGCGGGCCTCCGGCTCGCGCATGCATGCGGCCTATTTCCGGCCGGGCGGGGTGCATCAGGACCTGCCGCGCCAGCTTGTCGAGGACATCCTCGCCTGGACGCACACCTTCCCCGCCTTCATGGATGACCTCGAAGGCCTGCTCACCGACAACCGCATCTTCAAGCAGCGCAATGTCGATATCGGCATTGTCAGCCTGGAGGACGCCTGGGCGTGGGGGTTCTCCGGCGTCATGGTGCGCGGCTCGGGCGCGGCATGGGACCTGCGCCGGGCGCAGCCCTATGAATGCTATGACGAGATGGAATTCGACATTCCGATCGGCAAGAACTGCGACAATTACGACCGCTACTGCATCCGCATGGAAGAGATGCGGCAGTCGGCGCGCATCATGCGCCAGTGCTGCGAGCGCCTGCTGAAGGAAGCCGGCCCGGTGTCGGCGGTCGACAACAAGATCGTTCCGCCCAAGCGCGGCGAGATGAAGCGCTCGATGGAAGCGCTCATCCATCACTTCAAGCTCTACACGGAAGGCTTCCACGTTCCCGCCGGCGAGGTCTATGCCGCGGTGGAAGCTCCGAAGGGTGAGTTCGGCGTCTATCTCGTCGCCGACGGCACCAACAAGCCCTATCGCTGCAAGATTCGCGCGCCCGGCTTCGCGCATCTGCAGGCGATGGATTTCCTCTGCCGCGGCTACATGCTCGCGGATATTTCGGCGATCCTCGGGTCGCTGGATATCGTGTTCGGTGAAGTGGACCGCTGA
- a CDS encoding NADH-quinone oxidoreductase subunit C, producing the protein MDETLKELGAHVKEALPDAVEEVVVAHGELTLVASAAEVIKVLRFLRDDPSCRFVSFIDICGVDWPQREKRFDVVYHLLSPTLNARIRLRVETDETTPVASATGVFPGAFWFEREAFDMYGILFAGHPELRRLLTDYGFDGYPLRKDFPTTGLVEVRYDDERKRVVYEPVKLAQEFRSFDFLSPWEGPDYVLPGDEKATTPKAG; encoded by the coding sequence ATGGACGAGACGCTGAAAGAGCTTGGCGCGCACGTGAAGGAAGCCCTTCCCGACGCGGTCGAGGAAGTGGTGGTGGCGCATGGCGAGCTGACGCTGGTGGCGTCGGCCGCCGAGGTCATCAAGGTGCTGCGCTTCCTGCGTGACGACCCGTCCTGCCGTTTTGTCAGCTTCATCGACATTTGCGGTGTCGACTGGCCCCAGCGCGAGAAGCGTTTCGACGTTGTCTACCACCTGCTGTCGCCCACGCTGAACGCACGCATTCGCCTGCGGGTGGAGACCGACGAGACGACGCCCGTGGCGTCCGCGACCGGCGTGTTCCCGGGTGCCTTCTGGTTCGAGCGCGAGGCGTTCGACATGTATGGCATCCTGTTCGCGGGGCATCCCGAACTGCGCCGTCTGCTCACCGATTACGGCTTCGACGGCTATCCGTTGCGCAAGGACTTCCCGACCACCGGCCTCGTCGAGGTGCGCTATGACGATGAGCGCAAGCGCGTGGTCTACGAGCCGGTGAAGCTCGCGCAGGAGTTCCGCAGCTTCGACTTCCTGTCGCCATGGGAGGGGCCCGACTACGTGCTCCCGGGCGACGAGAAGGCAACCACCCCGAAGGCGGGCTGA
- a CDS encoding NADH-quinone oxidoreductase subunit B family protein — protein sequence MGLSAHSPLVAPAAKGIIDPNTGRPVGATDPFFVEVNAELADKGFLVTATDDLINWARTGSLMWMTFGLACCAVEMMQVSMPRYDVERFGFAPRASPRQSDVMIVAGTLTNKMAPALRKVYDQMPEPRYVISMGSCANGGGYYHYSYSVVRGCDRIVPVDIYIPGCPPTAEALLYGVLLLQKKIRRTGTIER from the coding sequence ATGGGATTGAGCGCGCATAGCCCTCTCGTCGCCCCGGCGGCCAAGGGTATCATCGACCCCAATACCGGCCGTCCGGTCGGCGCCACCGATCCGTTCTTCGTCGAGGTCAATGCCGAGCTCGCCGACAAGGGCTTTCTCGTCACCGCGACGGACGACCTGATCAACTGGGCGCGCACCGGCTCGCTGATGTGGATGACCTTCGGCCTCGCCTGCTGCGCGGTCGAGATGATGCAGGTCTCCATGCCGCGCTACGATGTGGAGCGGTTCGGCTTCGCGCCGCGCGCCTCGCCGCGCCAGTCGGACGTGATGATCGTCGCCGGCACGCTGACCAACAAGATGGCTCCGGCCCTGCGCAAGGTCTACGACCAGATGCCGGAGCCACGCTACGTCATCTCCATGGGCTCCTGCGCCAATGGCGGCGGCTACTACCATTATTCCTATTCGGTCGTGCGCGGCTGCGACCGCATCGTGCCGGTGGACATCTACATTCCCGGCTGCCCGCCCACCGCAGAGGCTCTGCTCTACGGCGTGCTGCTGCTGCAGAAGAAGATCCGCCGCACCGGAACGATCGAGCGCTGA
- a CDS encoding NADH-quinone oxidoreductase subunit A — protein sequence MSSLLQDYLPVVIFIGVSGFIGLALLVAPFLVAFSRPDPEKMSAYECGFNAFDDARMKFDVRFYLVAILFIIFDLEVAFLFPWAITFGELGNFGFWSMMVFLAVLTIGFVYEWKKGALEWD from the coding sequence ATGAGCAGCCTGCTTCAGGATTACCTGCCCGTCGTGATCTTTATCGGCGTCTCGGGCTTTATCGGCCTCGCCCTGCTGGTGGCGCCGTTCCTGGTCGCCTTCAGCCGGCCCGATCCGGAGAAGATGTCGGCTTATGAATGTGGCTTCAATGCGTTCGACGACGCGCGCATGAAGTTCGACGTTCGGTTCTATCTGGTCGCCATTCTCTTCATCATCTTCGATCTTGAGGTCGCCTTCCTGTTTCCCTGGGCGATCACGTTCGGGGAGCTCGGCAATTTCGGTTTCTGGTCCATGATGGTGTTCCTCGCGGTGCTGACCATCGGTTTCGTTTACGAGTGGAAGAAGGGAGCGCTCGAATGGGATTGA